The DNA region TTCCAGACCTGCTGACAGACGGAGCATACCATCAGTAATTCCCATTGCAAGTCTGTTTTCCTCAGGCACCACTGCATGTGTCATGGAAGCCGGGTGCTGGATAAGTGTTTCGGCATCGCCCAGACTTACGGCCACCTGAACCAGCTTCAGTTTATTAAGTACCTTCTGTGCTACCTTTTTCCCGCCTTCGATTTCAAATGTAATCAGACCGCCTGGCTGACTCATCTGTTTTTTTGCCAGATCGTACTGGTCTGAAGCTGGGTCCCCCGGATAGATGACTTTGGAGACACGCGGATGATCTTTCAGCTTGTCAAAAAGAAAAGCCGCGTTGGTACAGTGACGGTCCATACGTACAGAAAGTGTTTTCAACCCTCGCAGAAGAAGCCATGCATCAAATGGAGCCATTACGCCACCCATATCTTTTAATGTCGTCATTTTAAGTTCCTGGATAAAATCTGCCTTTCCTGCTGCAAGACCGGCAATCACATCGCCGTGACCGCAGATATATTTCGTGGCGCTGTGCAGAACCACATCTGCTCCCATATCAAGCGGCTGCTGCAGATAAGGTGAGCAAAACGTATTATCCACCACGACAGTAACGCCTCTTTCTTTGGCAATTTGAATCACTGTTTTCAGATCAATCAGTTTCATGGTAGGGTTAATCGGTGTTTCCACATATACAA from Alteribacter lacisalsi includes:
- the megL gene encoding methionine gamma-lyase — translated: MREKKDLETRLIHGAYDRQRHHGSLTPPIYQTSTFSFDSAEQGEARFAGNESGYIYSRLGNPTVDILEKAIADLENAEAGAAFGSGMAAVSSVLMALVRSGDHILVSEGVYGCTFGFLEMAQERYNIAHNFIDMNDEKAVREGIKENTKVVYVETPINPTMKLIDLKTVIQIAKERGVTVVVDNTFCSPYLQQPLDMGADVVLHSATKYICGHGDVIAGLAAGKADFIQELKMTTLKDMGGVMAPFDAWLLLRGLKTLSVRMDRHCTNAAFLFDKLKDHPRVSKVIYPGDPASDQYDLAKKQMSQPGGLITFEIEGGKKVAQKVLNKLKLVQVAVSLGDAETLIQHPASMTHAVVPEENRLAMGITDGMLRLSAGLENAQDIWEDLEQAMK